CTGTGGCTAGGTATTAAAGCTGCGTTCTGACATTCCATAGTTCCGGGAAAAAGTAGTGATCGAGCACTTTTTTGAGATAGCCGACACCAGATGAGCCACCTGTCCCCTGTTTATGTCCAATGATTCTCTCAACTGTTTTCATGTGACGGAAACGCCACTGTTGGAACGCATCCTCGATATCAACAAGCTTTTCTGCCAGCTGATAAAGATCCCAATACTTCTCTGTATCTTTGTAAACCTCAATCCAGGCTTGCTCCACACTTTCGTTTGGCTCGTAGGTTTTACTAACGTCCCTTTCAAGTACCTCTTTGTCTATCGAAAAGCCTTCTTTTGCTAAACTCTTTATTGCCACATCATATAACCCTGGTGACTGATGAGCTTGCTTTAATTCCTCTAAAAGCTCAGGGTCCTTCTGATAGATTTTAAGCACATGGTCTGTTTTGTAGCCAAGAGCGAATTCAATCATTCGATATTGGTAAGACTGAAAACCTGAAGCTTGTCCCAGATGATCCCGAAATCCTAAATATTCACTAGGCGTCATTGTTGCCAGGACGTCCCAAGCACGGATGATTTGATTTTGAATTTCCGATACACGAGCTAACATTTTGAACGCAGGCTGATAATCTTTCTTCTCAATCGCCTGAATTGCCGCGCGGAGTTCATGTAGAGTCAATTTCATCCATAATTCACTTACCTGGTGTATAATAATAAATAACATTTCATCATGATGATCTGATAAGGGATGTTGACCCTCAAGGATCGCATCTAAATCCAGATAGTCTCCATAAGTCATACGTTCTTTAAAATCTGTATGTATACCAGACTCTTTTCTATCAGTCATTAATTGCACCACCTTTTAAATTCTCTGTCTACTCTTTACTATTTTATCATATTCTAACGCTTCATTTTCACCATGTGATAAGATGAGGGTGAACAGTTTTTGGAGGAATACATATGGACGATAAAATCAGCAAATGGATAAAAGAAATCAATAAAAAGGGAATCGTATTTGACACGGAGCAATCTGAAATTGCACGATTAGAATCCCTACATAATTTGGACTTACAATTTGATAAGCAAGACCCCTACTTTGATGATATTACCGAATTAGCACGAGACATGTTTGATGTAGAGATGTCTCTAATTACTTTTGTGGGTACAGACCGACAGCATTTCAAGTCATGTATTGGCTTTCCAGAAGACCTAGACCAAACTGGAACGAGTAGAGATATTTCCTTTTGCCAACATTTGATTGTGGAAGACGGTCCGATGGTAATAGAAAATGCTCATGAGGATGATCGCTTCAAAAACAACCCACTTGTAACAGAAGGTTATATTAGTTTTTACGCTGGTGTTCCGCTCCGTGTAAATGATGGACCTGTTTTGGGAACATTATGTGTATTGGACCCTGAGCCAAGGACTTTTTCCGACAAAGAGATGAAGCAACTTAAAAAGTTATCAAACTGGGTCATCACGGAGTTATCGATCAAGCGCAAGTTTAATGATTTATATAAAAAACAAGAAGAACTGAATCAAGTAATAGAAAAAAATAGATATCTAGCTGCAGGTGTGGACCACTCTTCCTCTTCGATTGTGATTACTGACCCTAAGGAAACTGGAAACCCTATCATTTATGTAAACGATGCCTTTACGGAACTTACAGAATTCACAAAGGAAGAAGCACTCGGAGAAAACTGCAAATTCTTACAAGGTACAAAAACAGACCCCGATAGTGTGGAAAGCATTCGTAATGCGATTAAAAATCAAGAACCAATTCAAATCGAAATCTTGAATTATAAAAAAAGCGGAGAAACCTTCTGGAATGAATTAATAATCAACCCAATCTTTGATGATAATGGCGATCCTATCTATTTCATAGGGGTACAAAAAGATATCACAAAACGAAAAGCAGTCGAACAACACTTATTGAATGAAGTGTTTGAACAAGACAACCTCTTCAACGCTTTACCTGAACTTGTTTTGATGCTGGACATAGAAGGCAACGTCAAGAAATCGAATCATCAACTCTATGAGTTCACAGATTATAATGAATTTGAATTAATGAACCGGCCGTTCTCTGATTTTTTACAGACAAAGGATTTACATGGACACTTGAAAGAGGCGTCCGATAACGATTTCCATAAGTTCGAGAGCTCTTTGATTACTAAAAACAAGCAATATCTCTCGTTTGAGTGGAGCTTAGTCTTAGTCAAAGATAGCAGAGGAAAACCAACAGGAATTGTTGCTATAGGTAAAGATTTGAGTATGCAACTACAACTGCAAAAAGATGTAGAGTATGCTGGAAAGCTACAAAGAGAAATGCTTCAACCTGGATTCAGTACTGATCGATTCAATTTGGAATTTCTACACCGCGCAAGTAATTTTGTGAGTGGTGATAGCTACGGTTATGAATATAATGCAGAGAAGAACTCTTTATTCATCTATCTGATCGATGTCATGGGCCATGGTGTAGCAACTGCATTACAAACAAGTTCAATCAAGCTATTATTCAACCAAATTTCTAGAAGGAATATATCAGTAAAAGAAAAATTAAGACTCGTAAACGAAGCATCCATTCCGATCTTCCCGAAATCTTATTTCGCGACCGCATTTTGTGCTGATATAGACTTGAATACAGGAGAAGTGGATTACGTCGCTGCTGGCATCAATCATTTCGCAACAAAAATGAATGGTGAAATGCAAATGAAAAAAGCTCCTGGACCTTTAATCGGCCTAACAAAGGAAGCATCGTTCCAAGAATATAAATTAACCCTTGAAAAAGGTGACGCATTATTCTTGATGACGGATGGAATCACCGATGAAATTCAAATCAGGGGTGAACAACTTCCTAATGATTTCAGCCAAGCACGTGATTATCTGCAAAGAGTTTCAGAAACACAATATCGTGATGATGATGCCACAGCGGTTTGTTTCCAGTTTATTTAAGATAAGAAACAAACCGTTTGAATGTCTTCAAAGTCTATTGGTAAACTAAGAATAAATACAAATGACAGAATAAAGGTTGTGGTCACTCATGCGTATAGTTGATAATATTGCTGAATTAATCGGAGATACTCCACTTGTGAAATTGAACAAATTAAGTCCTTCTGATGGAGGAGACATTTATTTAAAACTTGAAATGTTCAACCCAAGCGGGAGCGTAAAAGACCGCGCAGCTTATAATATGATGGCGGAGGCCGAGAAATCGGGCCAGCTAAAAGAAGGTTCTACGATCATTGAACCTACTAGTGGAAACACAGGAATAGGAATTGCGATGAACGCCGCCGCTAAAGGTTATAAAGCCATTCTTGTCATGCCGGACACGATGACGAAAGAAAGAATTAACCTTTTAAAAGCATACGGTGCAGAAGTAGTTCTTACGCCAGGCGATCAGAAAATGCCTGGAGCTATCGATAAAGCCAAACAGTTGGTAAAAGAAATCCCAGATAGCTTTATGCCAATGCAATTCGAAAACCACGCAAATGCTGATGCCCATCGCCATACTACAGCTAGTGAAATAGTCGAAGCTATGAAGCACCTAGGAAAACCTTTATCAGCTTTTGTAGCGACTGCCGGAACAGGCGGTACTATAACTGGTACAGGTGAAGAATTAAAGAAGGCGTACCCGGACATGAGCGTTCATGTGGTCGAACCAGCTGGCTCCCCTGTTCTTTCTGGAGGAAAACCTGGAAAACATAAACTAGTCGGAACAAGCCCAGGTTTCATACCAGAAATCTTGAATCAAGAAGTATATGATGAAATATTTAAGGTTGAAGACGATCATGCTTACGATATTACAAGACGACTAGCTCGTGAAGAAGGAATTCTAGTAGGTACCTCCGCTGGTGCTTCAACATACGCAGCAATCGAAGTCGCCAAAAGAAAGAAACCAGGTGAAGTCATCGTTGCTATTGCACCAGATACAGGCGAACGTTATCTTTCAGGAGATCTATTCGATTTCTAAATGTTTAATCCACTCCCGCTTTGAATAAAGTGGGAGTTTTCTTATGTAGTTTTATTCACCAATAAAATTTTTTGAAAAACCCTTGACTTGAGAATGGTTATCAGTAAGAATATAAATTGACAGTGATAATCATTATCAATAAAAAAGAGAAAAGGGGTTACATATCATGTCAAAAAGAAAACTAAGTTTAATCGCGTTTATATTACTACTGTCCTCATTGCTTTTAGTAGCATGCGGGAATAACGATAGCTCGGAAGATGAAAGTGACGATACAGAAGGTTCAGAATCTACTGGAGAAGAAAATAATGACTCAGAAGACTCAGAATCTACTGCAGAAGAAAGTGGCGAGGTGAACTTATATACGAGTCGTCACTATGATATAGATGATGAGATCTATGCTGCCTTTACTGAAGAAACAGGAATTGAAGTGAACATTATCAACGGTAGTGCTGATGAATTAATCGAGAGAATGAAACGTGAAGGTGAAGCGACTGAAGCTGATTTGTTCTTCACTGCTGACGCTGGACGCTTACATCGTGCCAAGGAGCAAGATTTGCTACAGCCAATCGAAAGTGAAACACTCAGTGCAAATATTCCTCAGAAATTGAGAGACCAAGACAACGAGTGGTTCGGTTTGACCAAACGTGCGAGAGTCATCGTTTATCATAAAGACCGCGTTGATGAAAGCGAACTCTCAACCTATGAAGCTCTAGCTGAACCAGAGTGGGAAGACCGTGTATTGATCCGTTCTTCTGAAAATATTTATAATCAGTCATTGCTAGCTTCCATGATCGAAATGAATGGTAGAGATGAAGCAAAAGCTTGGGCTGAAGGAATTGTAGAAAATATGGGACGCACACCTCAAGGAGGCGACCGTGACCAAGCAAAAGGCGTCGTTGCTGGTGAAGGTGATGTCGCAATCATGAACACTTACTATTTAGGTGGAATGCTGAACTCTGCTGATGAGGAGGAAGTAAAAGTAGCCGAGCAATTGGGCATTTTCTTTCCTAACCAAGATTCTACAGGTACACACGTCAATGTCAGTGGTGTAGGTGTAGCTAAGCATTCTAAAAATAAGGAAAATGCAGTTCAATTGATCGAATATCTATCTTCTAAGGATGCTCAGCATGAATTTGCAAGCGCAAACTACGAGTACCCTGTCAACGAAGATGTAGCTCCTGCTGATGTACTGAAAGATTGGGGCGATTTCACTGAACAAGATATCAATTTATCCATCCTTGGCGAAAATAACGCAGAAGCCGTACGTATTTTCAATGAAGTAGATTGGAAATAAAATTTGAACAATCACCAACTATTATATAATGATGTAGTTATATCCTCGATGTCATGATAGTATAGACAAGGATATGAAACGAAAGTTGCCGAATGAGAATATCAATTCGGCTTCTTTCCTTTTATTGAACTTGAATCATTTAGAGAGATAAAGGGCGTGGCACGAAGTGAATGGTTTAACTAAAATTAAGACATCCTTGAATATGTGGACCATTTTAAGTATCTTTTTCGTGCTATTAGTACTGTTACCTAATTTATCCATTATTGTACAATTATTCAGTGAACCGAATGAGAACTGGGTACACATTCGTGAATATATGCTTCAAGAATATATAACGAACTCACTGTTGTTAGCAGTAACTGTAGGTTTCCTGACAATGTTCATAGGAACTAGTTTAGCTTGGTTGGTTTCAGCTTATGATTTCCCTATGCGTCGATTTTTTCAATGGGGATTAATTTTACCACTTGCCATCCCCCCTTATATTGGTGCATATACTTATCATGGGATCCTGAATTATACGGGTGTCATTCAAACGACCTTACGAAACCAGTGGGATATAACAGTCAACCAGCAGTATTTCAACATAATGAATATGCCAGGTGCCATTTTCATATTTACATTGTTTCTTTTCCCATATGTTTTTACGATTACAAAAGCCTATCTATCAAGACAATCTACCTCATTGATTGAAAACGCTCGGATTCTAGGTAGCCCAGCTTGGAAAATATATTTCCGAATTGTTCTACCTGTGTGTCGGGCTTCCATCGTAGCAGGTGTCAGCCTTGTCGTACTTGAAGTGCTGAATGACTATGGTGTTGTAAAGTATTATGGAATCCAAACATTCACTACTGCGATCTTCAGTACCTGGTTCGGCATGGGAGACCTACAATCAGCGATCAAGCTAGCTGGCACATTGATGGCAATCGTAATTGTATTACTCATGTTCGAGCGTGTCGCACGTGGTAGAAAGCAGTTTAGTTTCACCACGACTAAGGTCAAACCATTGCAACCAACCCCGTTAGAAGGCAAGAAAAAATGGTTGGCTTTTGGCTATAGTATGGTTATTTTTTCATTGGCTTTCATCATTCCCGTCGTTCAATTGATTTATTGGGGAATATTAGCCTACGACCGCTTCTTCCAGTATGAGTTCATTCATCTCATATGGAATTCATTACTCGTAGCCTTTTCTGCCTCTGTTCTGATAGTGATCATGGCGATCGTAATCAGTAACTTTTCAAGACTACATCAAGGAATGCTGTCTAAATTGTTTCCTAAAATGACGATTTTGGGTTATTCTATACCTGGTGCAGTCATTGCTGTCGGTGTTGTGACCTTATTCACATCAATCGATAAGCAACTATTCGGTTTCTACGAATGGATCGGATTAGAGCCGACTCTTATTTTAAGTACGAGTCTATTCATGCTTATATTCGCTTATGTTGTCCGATATATAGCTGTTGCCTATAATTCTATCGAGGCCGGTTTTGACCGGGTAGGAAAAAACTTTACAGAAGCATCACGAATGCTCGGTATGAGCATTACTAAATCATTTATCAAAGTTGATATGAAACTGATCCGGGGAGCAATCTTCGGAGGGTTCATCTTAGCTTTTATCGATATTATGAAAGAATTACCTTTGACGTTGATTCTAAGACCATTTAATTTCGATACATTAGC
Above is a window of Halalkalibacillus sediminis DNA encoding:
- a CDS encoding ABC transporter permease, which gives rise to MWTILSIFFVLLVLLPNLSIIVQLFSEPNENWVHIREYMLQEYITNSLLLAVTVGFLTMFIGTSLAWLVSAYDFPMRRFFQWGLILPLAIPPYIGAYTYHGILNYTGVIQTTLRNQWDITVNQQYFNIMNMPGAIFIFTLFLFPYVFTITKAYLSRQSTSLIENARILGSPAWKIYFRIVLPVCRASIVAGVSLVVLEVLNDYGVVKYYGIQTFTTAIFSTWFGMGDLQSAIKLAGTLMAIVIVLLMFERVARGRKQFSFTTTKVKPLQPTPLEGKKKWLAFGYSMVIFSLAFIIPVVQLIYWGILAYDRFFQYEFIHLIWNSLLVAFSASVLIVIMAIVISNFSRLHQGMLSKLFPKMTILGYSIPGAVIAVGVVTLFTSIDKQLFGFYEWIGLEPTLILSTSLFMLIFAYVVRYIAVAYNSIEAGFDRVGKNFTEASRMLGMSITKSFIKVDMKLIRGAIFGGFILAFIDIMKELPLTLILRPFNFDTLATKAFQYATDEMIFQAAIPSLIIIGLSASAIYVFHHILERE
- a CDS encoding Fe(3+) ABC transporter substrate-binding protein, whose amino-acid sequence is MSKRKLSLIAFILLLSSLLLVACGNNDSSEDESDDTEGSESTGEENNDSEDSESTAEESGEVNLYTSRHYDIDDEIYAAFTEETGIEVNIINGSADELIERMKREGEATEADLFFTADAGRLHRAKEQDLLQPIESETLSANIPQKLRDQDNEWFGLTKRARVIVYHKDRVDESELSTYEALAEPEWEDRVLIRSSENIYNQSLLASMIEMNGRDEAKAWAEGIVENMGRTPQGGDRDQAKGVVAGEGDVAIMNTYYLGGMLNSADEEEVKVAEQLGIFFPNQDSTGTHVNVSGVGVAKHSKNKENAVQLIEYLSSKDAQHEFASANYEYPVNEDVAPADVLKDWGDFTEQDINLSILGENNAEAVRIFNEVDWK
- a CDS encoding PAS domain-containing protein, encoding MDDKISKWIKEINKKGIVFDTEQSEIARLESLHNLDLQFDKQDPYFDDITELARDMFDVEMSLITFVGTDRQHFKSCIGFPEDLDQTGTSRDISFCQHLIVEDGPMVIENAHEDDRFKNNPLVTEGYISFYAGVPLRVNDGPVLGTLCVLDPEPRTFSDKEMKQLKKLSNWVITELSIKRKFNDLYKKQEELNQVIEKNRYLAAGVDHSSSSIVITDPKETGNPIIYVNDAFTELTEFTKEEALGENCKFLQGTKTDPDSVESIRNAIKNQEPIQIEILNYKKSGETFWNELIINPIFDDNGDPIYFIGVQKDITKRKAVEQHLLNEVFEQDNLFNALPELVLMLDIEGNVKKSNHQLYEFTDYNEFELMNRPFSDFLQTKDLHGHLKEASDNDFHKFESSLITKNKQYLSFEWSLVLVKDSRGKPTGIVAIGKDLSMQLQLQKDVEYAGKLQREMLQPGFSTDRFNLEFLHRASNFVSGDSYGYEYNAEKNSLFIYLIDVMGHGVATALQTSSIKLLFNQISRRNISVKEKLRLVNEASIPIFPKSYFATAFCADIDLNTGEVDYVAAGINHFATKMNGEMQMKKAPGPLIGLTKEASFQEYKLTLEKGDALFLMTDGITDEIQIRGEQLPNDFSQARDYLQRVSETQYRDDDATAVCFQFI
- the cysK gene encoding cysteine synthase A, translating into MRIVDNIAELIGDTPLVKLNKLSPSDGGDIYLKLEMFNPSGSVKDRAAYNMMAEAEKSGQLKEGSTIIEPTSGNTGIGIAMNAAAKGYKAILVMPDTMTKERINLLKAYGAEVVLTPGDQKMPGAIDKAKQLVKEIPDSFMPMQFENHANADAHRHTTASEIVEAMKHLGKPLSAFVATAGTGGTITGTGEELKKAYPDMSVHVVEPAGSPVLSGGKPGKHKLVGTSPGFIPEILNQEVYDEIFKVEDDHAYDITRRLAREEGILVGTSAGASTYAAIEVAKRKKPGEVIVAIAPDTGERYLSGDLFDF
- the kynA gene encoding tryptophan 2,3-dioxygenase; this translates as MTDRKESGIHTDFKERMTYGDYLDLDAILEGQHPLSDHHDEMLFIIIHQVSELWMKLTLHELRAAIQAIEKKDYQPAFKMLARVSEIQNQIIRAWDVLATMTPSEYLGFRDHLGQASGFQSYQYRMIEFALGYKTDHVLKIYQKDPELLEELKQAHQSPGLYDVAIKSLAKEGFSIDKEVLERDVSKTYEPNESVEQAWIEVYKDTEKYWDLYQLAEKLVDIEDAFQQWRFRHMKTVERIIGHKQGTGGSSGVGYLKKVLDHYFFPELWNVRTQL